A window from Actimicrobium sp. CCC2.4 encodes these proteins:
- a CDS encoding carboxyl transferase domain-containing protein, with product MMILESKLNPRADDFKANAAAIQAVVDDLRRTVEKIALGGSDDARAKHVGRGKLLPRDRVMMLLDPGTPFLEFSQLAAHNVYDNVAPSAGIITGIGRVSGLECVIVCNDATVKGGTYYPLTVKKHLRAQEVADQNNLPCIYLVDSGGANLPNQDDVFPDRDHFGRIFFNQATLSAKGIPQVAVVMGSCTAGGAYVPAMSDESIIVRNQGTIFLGGPPLVKAATGEVVSAEDLGGGDVHTRLSGVVDHLAQNDLHALSLARTIVSNLNRRKPEQLALRTSVEPKYPAEELYGVIPLDTRKPFDINEVIARIVDGSEFDEFKARYGTTLVCGFAHIHGMPVGIIANNGILFSESALKGAHFIELCCQRKIPLVFLQNITGFMVGRKYENEGIARNGAKMVTAVATAAVPKFTVIIGGSFGAGNYGMCGRAFSPRFLWMWPNARISVMGGDQAASVLATVKRDGIEGKGGAWSAAEEDAFKQPIRDQYEQQGHPYYASARLWDDGVIDPADTRKVLALGLSAALNAPIAETKFGVFRM from the coding sequence ATCATGATCCTCGAATCAAAACTTAATCCCCGCGCCGATGATTTCAAGGCCAATGCTGCCGCGATCCAGGCCGTCGTCGATGACCTCCGCCGCACCGTCGAAAAGATCGCGCTGGGCGGCAGCGACGATGCCCGCGCCAAGCATGTCGGCCGTGGCAAATTGCTGCCGCGCGACCGCGTGATGATGCTGCTCGATCCCGGCACGCCCTTCCTCGAATTCTCGCAACTGGCTGCGCACAACGTCTACGACAACGTTGCGCCATCGGCCGGCATCATCACCGGTATCGGCCGCGTGTCCGGCCTCGAATGCGTGATCGTCTGCAACGACGCCACCGTCAAGGGCGGCACCTATTACCCGCTGACCGTCAAGAAGCACTTGCGCGCGCAAGAGGTGGCCGACCAGAACAATTTGCCGTGCATTTATCTGGTTGATAGCGGCGGCGCCAACCTGCCGAACCAGGATGACGTGTTTCCCGACCGCGACCATTTCGGCCGCATCTTTTTTAATCAGGCCACGCTGTCGGCCAAGGGCATTCCGCAAGTCGCCGTCGTCATGGGTTCCTGCACCGCTGGCGGTGCCTACGTGCCGGCGATGAGCGACGAATCGATCATCGTCAGGAACCAGGGCACGATCTTCCTGGGTGGCCCGCCGCTGGTGAAAGCCGCCACCGGCGAAGTTGTCAGTGCCGAAGATCTCGGCGGTGGCGATGTGCATACGCGCCTGTCCGGCGTGGTCGATCACCTCGCGCAGAACGACCTGCACGCGCTGTCGCTGGCACGCACCATCGTGTCCAACCTGAACCGCCGCAAGCCCGAGCAACTGGCCCTGCGCACCAGCGTCGAGCCGAAATATCCGGCCGAAGAACTGTATGGCGTCATCCCGCTCGATACCCGCAAGCCGTTCGACATCAACGAAGTCATTGCCCGCATCGTCGATGGCAGCGAGTTCGACGAATTCAAGGCGCGCTATGGCACCACGCTGGTGTGCGGATTCGCGCACATCCACGGCATGCCGGTCGGGATCATTGCCAATAACGGCATCCTGTTTTCGGAGTCGGCATTGAAGGGTGCGCACTTCATTGAACTGTGCTGCCAGCGCAAGATCCCGCTGGTCTTTTTGCAGAACATCACCGGCTTCATGGTCGGCCGCAAATACGAAAACGAAGGCATCGCCCGCAATGGCGCGAAGATGGTGACAGCGGTGGCGACCGCGGCCGTGCCGAAGTTCACCGTCATCATCGGCGGCAGTTTTGGTGCCGGCAATTACGGCATGTGCGGCCGCGCTTTCTCGCCGCGCTTTTTGTGGATGTGGCCGAACGCGCGCATCTCGGTGATGGGCGGCGACCAGGCTGCGAGCGTGCTGGCTACCGTCAAGCGCGATGGCATCGAAGGCAAGGGCGGGGCCTGGAGCGCTGCCGAAGAAGACGCTTTCAAGCAGCCAATCCGCGACCAGTACGAACAGCAAGGCCATCCGTATTACGCGTCGGCGCGCTTGTGGGATGACGGCGTGATCGACCCGGCCGATACCCGCAAGGTGCTGGCATTGGGCCTGAGCGCGGCGCTCAATGCACCGATTGCCGAGACCAAGTTCGGCGTGTTCCGGATGTGA
- a CDS encoding YchJ family protein produces MKKPVPCPCGGPDFATCCGPILAGTPAATAEQLMRSRYTAYTRNNDAYITATWAASTRPAPVAVADDSTNWLGLDIRHSSTDGDSAIVEFIARYKINGRAQRLHEVSRFVREQGCWFYLDGSFPESTRAS; encoded by the coding sequence ATGAAAAAACCAGTGCCGTGTCCCTGCGGCGGCCCCGATTTCGCCACCTGCTGCGGGCCCATCCTGGCCGGCACGCCGGCCGCGACCGCCGAGCAGTTAATGCGCTCGCGCTACACCGCCTACACCCGCAACAACGACGCTTACATCACCGCGACATGGGCCGCCAGCACGCGTCCGGCACCGGTCGCCGTCGCCGATGACAGCACCAACTGGCTGGGCCTCGACATCCGCCACAGCAGCACCGATGGCGACAGCGCCATTGTCGAATTTATCGCCCGCTACAAAATCAACGGCCGCGCCCAGCGCTTGCACGAAGTCAGTCGCTTCGTGCGCGAGCAGGGTTGCTGGTTTTATTTGGATGGCAGTTTTCCGGAAAGTACCCGCGCATCATGA
- a CDS encoding MerR family DNA-binding transcriptional regulator — MSTYTITELSREFDITPRAIRFYEDQGLLSPSREGASGRVRVYSARERTRLKLTLRGKRLGLTLSEIKSLVDMYESPRDTIAQMKHFMEVLGQHRLTLEMQREDIDVTLAEISAHEAQCRKVLDGRATKKAAVKTVSRTKSV; from the coding sequence ATGTCTACCTACACCATCACCGAACTGTCCCGCGAATTCGACATCACGCCGCGGGCGATCCGTTTCTACGAAGACCAGGGTTTGCTCAGCCCGAGCCGCGAAGGTGCCAGCGGACGGGTGCGGGTCTACAGCGCCCGCGAACGCACCCGCCTCAAGCTCACGCTGCGCGGTAAACGCCTCGGCCTGACGCTGTCCGAAATCAAGAGCCTGGTCGACATGTACGAATCGCCGCGCGACACCATCGCGCAAATGAAGCACTTCATGGAAGTGCTCGGTCAGCACCGGCTGACACTCGAAATGCAGCGCGAAGACATCGATGTCACGCTGGCTGAAATCAGCGCGCACGAAGCGCAGTGTCGCAAAGTGCTCGATGGTCGCGCGACCAAAAAAGCCGCTGTCAAGACAGTCTCACGGACCAAGTCCGTTTAA
- a CDS encoding isovaleryl-CoA dehydrogenase: MLHLPGLTFDHGDDIAALRDTISQFAAAEIAPRAGEIDRTDQFPMDLWRKMGDLGVLGITVGEEYGGTGMGYLAHIIAMEEISRASASVGLSYGAHSNLCVNQIKRNGSAEQKAKYLPKLVSGEYIGALAMSEPNAGSDVVSMKLRADWKGDRWVLNGTKMWITNGPDADVLVVYAKNDLEAGARGMTAFLIEKDFKGFSVAQKLDKLGMRGSHTGELVFRDCEVPAENVLGGLGKGVNVLMSGLDYERAVLSGGPLGIMQACMDVVVPYVHDRKQFGQPIGEFQLMQGKLADMYSTMMACKAYVYAVGQACDRAGSPEAVRALRKDAAGAILYSAEKATWMAGETIQALGGNGYINEYPAGRLWRDAKLYEIGAGTSEIRRMLIGRELFNETR, from the coding sequence ATGCTCCACCTGCCCGGCTTGACGTTTGACCACGGCGACGACATCGCCGCCCTGCGCGACACCATCTCCCAATTCGCTGCCGCCGAGATCGCCCCGCGCGCCGGCGAGATCGATCGCACCGACCAGTTTCCGATGGACCTGTGGCGCAAGATGGGCGACCTTGGTGTCCTCGGCATCACGGTCGGCGAAGAATACGGCGGCACCGGCATGGGCTACCTCGCCCACATCATCGCGATGGAAGAAATCTCGCGCGCCTCGGCCTCGGTCGGTCTGTCGTACGGTGCGCATTCGAACCTGTGCGTGAACCAGATCAAGCGCAACGGCAGCGCCGAACAGAAAGCCAAATATTTGCCCAAGCTGGTCAGCGGCGAATACATCGGTGCACTCGCGATGTCGGAACCGAACGCCGGCTCCGACGTCGTCAGCATGAAGTTACGCGCCGACTGGAAGGGCGACCGCTGGGTTCTCAATGGCACCAAGATGTGGATCACCAATGGTCCCGATGCCGACGTGCTGGTGGTCTACGCCAAGAACGACCTGGAAGCCGGCGCGCGTGGCATGACCGCCTTCCTGATCGAAAAAGACTTCAAGGGATTTAGCGTTGCGCAAAAACTCGACAAGCTCGGCATGCGCGGATCGCATACCGGCGAACTGGTGTTCCGCGATTGCGAAGTACCGGCCGAGAACGTGCTTGGTGGCCTGGGCAAGGGCGTCAATGTGCTGATGTCGGGGCTGGATTACGAACGCGCCGTGCTGTCCGGCGGGCCGCTCGGGATCATGCAGGCTTGCATGGATGTGGTGGTGCCGTACGTGCACGATCGCAAGCAGTTCGGCCAGCCGATCGGCGAATTCCAGCTAATGCAGGGCAAGCTGGCGGATATGTATTCGACGATGATGGCGTGCAAGGCGTATGTGTATGCGGTTGGTCAGGCGTGTGATCGGGCTGGTTCTCCGGAGGCGGTGCGGGCTTTGCGCAAGGATGCGGCGGGGGCGATTTTGTATTCGGCCGAGAAGGCGACGTGGATGGCCGGCGAGACGATTCAGGCGCTGGGCGGGAACGGGTATATCAACGAGTATCCGGCGGGGCGCTTGTGGCGGGATGCGAAGTTGTATGAGATCGGGGCGGGCACTAGCGAGATCCGGCGGATGTTGATTGGGCGTGAGTTGTTTAACGAGACGCGGTAG
- a CDS encoding acetyl-CoA C-acyltransferase has protein sequence MSNVLVDPIVIVGAARTPLGAFQGDFSALSASELGAVAIRAAVERAGIDPALVNDVIFGNCLMAGQGQAPARQAAIKAGIPVSAGAVTLSKMCGSAMQATMFGVDSLLVGTNDVVVSGGMESMTNAPYLIPKARGGYRIGHGMMYDHMMLDGLEDAYEKGRSMGTFAEECVDKYAFSREEQDAFAIASVTRAQAAAADGSFDWEIAPVTVSGRNGDVVIDKDEGPQKAKLDKIPKLKAAFKKDGTITAASSSSINDGAAALVLMRESMARKLGCTPIARIIGHSRHSQAPNWFTTAPVGAIEKLLAKTGWALSDVDLFEINEAFAVVPMAAMRELDIPHSKINIHGGACALGHPIGASGARIIVTLMGALKKTGGKRGIASLCIGGGEGTAVAIEMV, from the coding sequence ATGTCCAACGTACTCGTAGATCCCATCGTCATCGTCGGTGCCGCCCGCACGCCATTGGGTGCTTTCCAGGGGGATTTCTCGGCGCTGTCGGCCAGCGAACTGGGTGCCGTCGCGATCCGCGCCGCGGTCGAACGCGCCGGCATCGATCCGGCCCTGGTCAACGACGTCATTTTCGGCAATTGCCTGATGGCCGGCCAGGGGCAGGCGCCGGCACGGCAAGCGGCAATCAAGGCCGGTATCCCGGTCTCGGCCGGTGCCGTCACGCTGTCGAAGATGTGCGGCTCGGCCATGCAAGCCACGATGTTCGGCGTCGATTCGCTGCTGGTCGGCACCAATGATGTCGTCGTCAGCGGCGGCATGGAATCGATGACCAATGCGCCGTACCTGATCCCGAAAGCCCGCGGCGGCTACCGTATCGGCCACGGCATGATGTACGACCACATGATGCTCGACGGCCTCGAAGACGCTTACGAAAAAGGCCGCTCGATGGGCACCTTCGCCGAAGAGTGCGTCGACAAGTACGCGTTCAGCCGCGAAGAGCAGGACGCCTTCGCGATCGCCTCGGTGACGCGCGCACAGGCCGCCGCCGCCGACGGCTCGTTCGACTGGGAAATCGCACCGGTCACGGTGTCCGGTCGCAACGGCGACGTCGTCATCGACAAGGATGAAGGCCCGCAAAAAGCCAAGCTCGACAAGATCCCGAAGCTCAAGGCCGCCTTCAAGAAAGACGGCACCATCACCGCCGCTTCGTCGTCGTCGATCAACGATGGCGCGGCCGCGCTGGTGCTGATGCGCGAATCGATGGCCAGGAAACTCGGCTGCACGCCGATCGCCCGCATCATCGGTCACAGCCGCCATTCGCAAGCGCCGAACTGGTTCACTACCGCGCCGGTCGGTGCGATTGAAAAGCTGCTGGCCAAGACCGGCTGGGCCTTGTCCGATGTCGACCTGTTCGAGATCAACGAAGCCTTTGCCGTCGTGCCGATGGCCGCGATGCGCGAGCTCGATATCCCGCACAGCAAGATCAATATCCACGGCGGCGCTTGCGCACTCGGTCATCCGATCGGTGCCTCCGGCGCGCGCATCATCGTCACGCTGATGGGCGCCCTGAAAAAAACCGGCGGCAAGCGCGGCATCGCCTCGCTGTGCATCGGTGGCGGCGAAGGTACGGCCGTCGCGATCGAGATGGTATGA
- a CDS encoding MBL fold metallo-hydrolase, with translation MNLLEAQLDYPFGDTLPADASLLEVAPGVMWLRMGLPFALNHINLWLLEDMFDSEHGPIAGWTAIDCGVANDATRAAWETIFTQGLRGLPIRRVIATHCHPDHVGLADWLCTRWQAPLWMTAGEYGFARMMAASLPGVDGTAALPHFQRHGLTDAALLATLAERKSYYPMLVPGMPASYVRLQDGHDVTIGGHPWRVITGFGHSPEHASLYCSTRDVLIAGDMVLPRISTNVSVFAIEPEANPVRQFLDSLAKYAGLPASVLVLPSHGKPFRGLHVRIGQLNDHHAARLAEVRDACVTPQSAASIVPVMFPRALDAHQLTFALGEALAHLHLLWFDGTVRRISGANGVMRFVRTATS, from the coding sequence ATGAATCTGCTCGAAGCCCAGCTCGATTATCCGTTCGGCGACACCCTGCCCGCCGATGCCAGTCTGCTTGAAGTCGCACCCGGCGTGATGTGGTTGCGCATGGGTTTGCCGTTTGCGCTTAACCATATTAATTTGTGGCTGCTGGAGGATATGTTCGATAGCGAACACGGGCCAATCGCAGGCTGGACGGCGATCGATTGCGGCGTCGCCAACGATGCCACGCGCGCAGCTTGGGAAACCATTTTCACGCAAGGTTTGCGCGGGCTGCCGATCCGGCGTGTCATTGCCACGCACTGCCATCCGGACCATGTCGGCCTGGCCGACTGGCTCTGCACACGCTGGCAGGCACCGCTCTGGATGACTGCGGGCGAATACGGTTTTGCGCGGATGATGGCGGCCAGCCTGCCGGGTGTCGACGGCACTGCAGCGCTGCCGCATTTCCAGCGCCACGGCCTGACCGATGCCGCGCTGCTGGCCACACTGGCTGAGCGCAAAAGCTATTACCCGATGCTGGTGCCGGGCATGCCGGCGTCGTATGTGCGGCTGCAGGATGGCCATGACGTGACGATAGGCGGCCATCCATGGCGCGTCATTACCGGCTTCGGCCACTCGCCCGAACATGCATCGCTGTACTGCTCGACGCGCGATGTGCTGATCGCCGGCGATATGGTGCTGCCGCGCATATCGACCAATGTGTCGGTGTTTGCGATCGAGCCGGAAGCCAATCCGGTGCGGCAATTTCTGGATTCGCTGGCGAAATACGCCGGCCTGCCAGCCAGCGTGCTGGTGCTGCCGTCGCATGGCAAACCGTTCCGCGGTTTGCATGTGCGTATCGGCCAGCTCAATGACCATCATGCCGCGCGACTGGCCGAGGTGCGCGATGCCTGCGTCACGCCACAATCGGCGGCCAGCATCGTGCCGGTGATGTTTCCGCGTGCGCTGGACGCGCATCAGCTGACCTTTGCGCTGGGTGAAGCGCTGGCGCATTTGCATTTGCTGTGGTTTGACGGGACCGTGCGGCGGATATCCGGCGCGAATGGTGTAATGCGTTTTGTGAGGACGGCAACCAGCTAG
- a CDS encoding Crp/Fnr family transcriptional regulator translates to MVSPEQVNTSTNVNRLLAGLTRRDREQVLAGCTRVVLSGGMILVEAGEAMAQVYFPIDCTICLTTPTETGIQLGVSLIGYEGMLGTTLSTGIAMLQVRASVQEGGGAWRISRNKFMLLLATLPLLRRRVFSYLHLSLDYLIRKSVCCQFHLLEARLAYWLLMVHDRVDEDAFELTHQMLADLLGVRRVGITLAARALQSRGLISYRRGTITILDREGVIAAACTCYGVTEAAYERLLG, encoded by the coding sequence TTGGTCAGCCCAGAGCAAGTCAATACAAGCACCAACGTCAATCGCCTGCTGGCTGGCCTGACCCGGCGTGACCGCGAACAAGTCCTGGCGGGTTGCACCCGCGTCGTGCTCTCTGGCGGCATGATCCTGGTCGAGGCGGGCGAGGCGATGGCCCAGGTGTATTTTCCTATCGATTGCACGATTTGCCTGACGACGCCGACTGAAACCGGTATCCAGCTGGGCGTTAGCCTGATCGGGTACGAGGGCATGCTCGGTACCACGCTCTCCACGGGTATCGCGATGCTGCAGGTGCGGGCCTCGGTCCAGGAGGGTGGCGGTGCCTGGCGCATCAGCCGCAACAAATTCATGTTGCTGCTGGCAACGCTGCCGCTCTTGCGGCGTCGCGTTTTCAGCTACCTGCACCTGAGCCTTGATTACCTGATCCGCAAATCAGTCTGCTGCCAGTTTCATTTGCTGGAAGCGCGCCTGGCCTATTGGCTGCTGATGGTGCACGACCGGGTTGACGAGGATGCGTTCGAACTGACGCATCAAATGCTGGCTGACTTGCTCGGCGTGCGCCGCGTTGGTATCACGCTGGCAGCGCGCGCGCTACAGTCGCGCGGGCTGATCAGTTACCGGCGCGGCACCATCACGATACTTGACCGCGAAGGTGTCATCGCTGCGGCCTGCACCTGCTACGGCGTGACTGAAGCCGCTTACGAACGCTTGCTCGGCTAG
- the aceK gene encoding bifunctional isocitrate dehydrogenase kinase/phosphatase — protein sequence MTVAFPKLLSSQIAFDIARTILDGFDKHYRLFRATSHDAKRHFEQSAWQSQQSCLRERIAFYDKRVGECVTVLEDEYEGEELTDAVWREVKLHYIGLLTDHKQPELAETFFNTVCCKILHRAYFHNDFIFVRPVISTEYIETNDPAPTYRVYYPATDGLHQTIRRIVLDFGLACPFTDLDRDVSLVEQRLKEMFGTEKAEPNRQIQVLASLFFRNKGAYIVGKGINGNRETPFVVPILHNRKGKLVLDTVLFDPALITVLFSFTRAYFMVDMEVPSGYVQFIRSLLPKKPRSEIYTMLGLQKHGKSLFYRDYLHHLRHSSDRIEIAPGIKGLVMVVFALPSFPYVFKVIKDAFPPPKETTPALVREKYVLVKNHDRVGRMADTLEYSNVAFPRARFDDELLAELKLVAPSLVEEEDGQVIIRHLYIERRMIPLNIWLSNAEKEGNEAAVEHGVLEYGNAIKELVRANIFPGDMLYKNFGVTKHGRVVFYDYDEIEYITDCVFRTIPLPRNEEDEMSAEPWYPIGRHDVFPEQFGTFLLGNPTVRKYFMKHHADLLDAAYWQGYKQRILDGYFDDVFPYPQECRFSYKPDQATPHSSKPSQAIPAASAACTGE from the coding sequence ATGACCGTTGCCTTCCCCAAGCTGCTCTCTTCGCAGATCGCTTTCGATATTGCCCGCACCATCCTCGATGGCTTCGACAAGCATTACCGCTTGTTCCGCGCCACCAGCCATGATGCGAAGCGGCATTTCGAGCAGAGTGCGTGGCAGTCGCAGCAATCCTGCCTGCGCGAGCGCATTGCGTTCTACGACAAGCGGGTCGGCGAGTGCGTTACCGTGCTCGAAGACGAGTACGAAGGCGAGGAGCTCACCGACGCGGTCTGGCGTGAGGTCAAGCTGCACTACATCGGTTTGCTGACCGATCACAAGCAACCTGAGCTGGCCGAAACCTTCTTCAATACGGTCTGCTGCAAAATCCTGCACCGGGCGTATTTTCATAACGATTTTATTTTTGTGCGGCCCGTGATTTCGACCGAATACATCGAAACCAATGATCCGGCACCGACCTACCGCGTGTATTACCCGGCCACCGATGGCCTGCACCAGACCATCCGGCGCATCGTGCTGGATTTCGGATTGGCTTGCCCGTTCACCGATCTCGACCGCGATGTCAGCCTGGTCGAACAGCGGCTCAAGGAAATGTTCGGCACAGAAAAGGCCGAACCGAACCGCCAGATCCAGGTGCTGGCCAGCCTGTTCTTCCGCAACAAGGGTGCCTACATCGTCGGCAAAGGCATCAACGGCAATCGCGAAACCCCGTTCGTCGTGCCCATCCTGCACAACCGCAAGGGCAAGCTGGTGCTCGACACCGTGCTGTTCGATCCGGCCCTGATCACGGTGCTGTTTTCATTCACGCGGGCCTACTTCATGGTCGACATGGAAGTGCCGTCCGGCTATGTCCAGTTCATCCGCTCGCTGCTGCCGAAAAAACCGCGCAGCGAAATTTACACAATGCTGGGCCTGCAAAAACACGGCAAGTCGCTGTTCTACCGCGACTACCTGCACCACTTGCGGCACTCGTCGGACCGCATCGAAATCGCGCCCGGCATCAAGGGACTGGTGATGGTGGTGTTTGCGCTGCCGTCGTTTCCGTACGTGTTCAAGGTGATCAAGGATGCGTTCCCGCCGCCAAAAGAAACTACTCCCGCGCTGGTGCGCGAAAAGTACGTGCTGGTCAAGAACCATGACCGCGTCGGCCGCATGGCCGATACGCTCGAATACTCGAACGTCGCGTTCCCGCGCGCGCGCTTCGATGACGAGTTGCTGGCCGAGCTGAAACTGGTCGCGCCGTCGCTGGTCGAAGAAGAAGACGGCCAGGTCATCATCCGCCACCTGTACATTGAACGCCGCATGATTCCGCTCAATATCTGGCTGTCGAATGCCGAAAAAGAAGGCAACGAAGCCGCCGTCGAACATGGCGTGCTGGAGTACGGCAACGCGATCAAGGAACTGGTCCGCGCCAACATCTTCCCGGGCGATATGCTCTATAAAAACTTCGGCGTCACCAAGCACGGCCGCGTCGTGTTCTACGACTACGATGAAATCGAATACATCACCGATTGCGTGTTCCGCACCATCCCGCTACCACGCAACGAAGAAGATGAAATGTCGGCCGAGCCGTGGTATCCGATCGGCCGCCACGACGTCTTCCCGGAACAGTTCGGCACCTTCCTGCTGGGCAATCCGACGGTCCGCAAATACTTCATGAAGCACCACGCCGACCTGCTCGATGCGGCCTACTGGCAAGGCTACAAGCAGCGCATCCTCGACGGCTATTTCGACGATGTGTTTCCGTATCCGCAGGAATGCCGCTTCAGCTACAAACCGGATCAGGCCACACCGCATTCAAGCAAGCCGTCTCAAGCCATCCCCGCAGCATCCGCTGCCTGCACAGGAGAATGA
- a CDS encoding SDR family oxidoreductase, with amino-acid sequence MSAQTALIVGASRGIGFELARQYRADGWRVLASVRRPADAAALEALGCEVLQLDLDDAAQCAALGARLASERLDIALLNAGVYGPQTSVPAIPTADEFDTVMHANVLGAMRLLPLLGPLVAAAGGRLAVTSSSMGSISLRSNTSGWLYRASKAALNSLLVDASLTYAPAICVALHPGWVRTAMGGDGADLDVSDSAAGMRATLAGLTAAGNGHFFNYNGAPLTW; translated from the coding sequence ATGAGCGCACAGACTGCACTGATCGTCGGCGCCTCAAGGGGCATCGGCTTCGAACTGGCGCGGCAGTACCGCGCTGACGGCTGGCGCGTGCTGGCCAGCGTGCGCCGGCCGGCCGATGCGGCTGCGCTGGAAGCACTCGGTTGTGAAGTCCTGCAGCTCGATCTCGACGATGCCGCGCAATGCGCAGCGCTGGGCGCGCGGCTGGCATCAGAGCGACTTGACATCGCGCTGCTCAATGCCGGTGTCTACGGCCCGCAAACCAGCGTGCCGGCTATCCCGACAGCGGACGAATTCGATACCGTCATGCATGCCAACGTGCTGGGTGCGATGCGCCTGCTGCCACTGCTCGGTCCGCTGGTGGCCGCTGCCGGCGGACGGCTGGCCGTGACCTCGTCGTCGATGGGATCGATCAGCCTGCGCAGCAACACCAGCGGCTGGCTGTACCGCGCCAGCAAGGCCGCGCTCAATTCGCTGCTGGTCGATGCGTCACTTACGTACGCACCGGCGATCTGCGTGGCGCTGCATCCGGGCTGGGTGCGTACCGCGATGGGCGGCGACGGTGCCGACCTCGACGTGTCCGACAGTGCCGCGGGTATGCGCGCCACGCTGGCCGGGCTGACGGCGGCTGGCAACGGCCATTTTTTCAATTACAACGGCGCGCCACTGACCTGGTAG
- a CDS encoding acyl-CoA dehydrogenase family protein, with protein sequence MQLSPEHEMIRDALRSFAQERLVPNAARWDKEHHFPQDELRGLAELGAYGVAVPEALGGAGLDYLALALVIEEIAAGDGGTSTVISVNNCPVCSIGMMYANAAQKEQWLRPLAQGTMLGAFCLTEPHAGSDASSLLTTAVRDGDEYVLNGVKQFITSGKHADVAIVLAVTDKAAGKRGISAFWVPTSAPGYVVTRLEDKLGQHSSDTAAIAFENCRIPVANLIGDEGQGYRIALSGLEGGRIGIAAQAVGMARAAFDAALAYAKDRSSFGKTIYEHQAVQFKLADMATQLEAARQLVWHAASLKDAGVPCLKEAAMAKLFASEMAERVCSDAIQIHGGYGYVSDFPVERIYRDVRVCQIYEGTSDIQKILIGRALA encoded by the coding sequence ATGCAACTGAGCCCAGAACACGAGATGATCCGCGACGCCCTGCGCAGTTTTGCGCAGGAGCGACTCGTTCCCAATGCCGCGCGCTGGGACAAGGAACACCATTTTCCGCAGGATGAATTACGCGGCCTGGCCGAGCTAGGCGCGTACGGTGTCGCCGTGCCCGAAGCGCTCGGTGGTGCGGGCCTCGATTATCTCGCGCTGGCGCTGGTGATCGAGGAGATTGCTGCCGGCGATGGCGGCACCTCGACCGTCATCTCGGTCAACAATTGCCCGGTCTGCAGCATCGGCATGATGTACGCGAACGCCGCACAAAAAGAGCAATGGCTGCGCCCGCTGGCACAGGGAACCATGCTGGGTGCGTTCTGCCTGACCGAACCGCATGCCGGCAGCGATGCCTCCAGCCTGCTGACCACGGCGGTGCGCGATGGCGACGAGTACGTACTCAATGGCGTCAAGCAATTCATCACCAGCGGCAAGCACGCCGATGTCGCCATCGTGCTGGCCGTCACCGACAAGGCCGCCGGCAAGCGCGGCATCAGCGCGTTCTGGGTACCGACGTCTGCGCCCGGGTATGTCGTCACGCGTCTCGAAGACAAGCTCGGCCAGCACTCGTCGGATACCGCCGCCATCGCGTTCGAGAACTGCCGCATTCCCGTCGCCAACCTGATCGGCGACGAAGGGCAGGGTTACCGGATTGCGCTGTCGGGACTCGAAGGCGGACGCATCGGCATTGCCGCGCAAGCCGTCGGCATGGCGCGCGCGGCCTTCGATGCGGCGCTCGCGTATGCGAAGGACCGCAGCAGTTTTGGCAAGACGATTTACGAACATCAGGCAGTGCAATTCAAGCTGGCTGACATGGCCACGCAATTGGAAGCGGCGCGCCAGTTGGTCTGGCATGCGGCCAGCCTGAAAGACGCCGGCGTGCCGTGTTTGAAAGAAGCCGCGATGGCCAAGCTGTTCGCCAGCGAAATGGCCGAGCGGGTTTGTTCGGATGCGATCCAGATTCATGGCGGGTATGGCTATGTGAGTGATTTTCCGGTTGAGCGGATTTATCGGGATGTGCGGGTTTGCCAGATTTATGAAGGGACCAGTGATATTCAGAAGATATTGATCGGGCGGGCGCTGGCCTGA